The genomic stretch TTGTTGTAATGGATGAGGCCGGGATCGACCAGGAGGGGGGTCTCCCCGACGACGAAGAGGAAGGAGCCGAGATCGTTGTGGCCGTGGGCGACCCCGTTCTTCCCTCCCTTGAACGCCACGCTCGCCCGCGCCCCTCGCGCGACGAGGATCGCGCTCGCCTCGAACCAATCGCGGAGGCCGTCGGAGCCCCGCGCCTGTTCCGCCTTCCCCGCGACGAGGCCGGGATCGAAGCCGAGGACGACCCCCCACGCATGGAGGAAGGAGCTGAAGAAGCCCTGCGCGAAATCGCCCTCCGGCAGGGGGATCGGGGAAGGGGGCTGGCCGTAGCCGTAGCGCCACTCCAACAGATGATGGAGCCAGGCGGCGGGCGGTTCCGGGAAGCGGGCGTCGGCGAAGGGCGGATAGAAATGGGTGCCGCGCGTCATCTCGAACCGTTCCGGGAACCGGGCGACGAGGCGGGCGTGCGCATAGGCCGCCTCCGGCTGGGATCGGGGCCGGTAGAGGGAGACCTTCCCGCCCGTCGCCGCCAGCACCGCCTCGGCGAGGAGGGCGAAGTGGCCGAAGCCGTAGCGCCAGTAGCCGATCCCCTCGACGGAGTAGCCGTCGGCGGGGAATCCGGCGAGGTAGGAGGGCATCGCCTCCTCGGCGGCGGCGATCATCTCGGCCCGCTCGGCGGGGGAATAGTCGTCGGCGAGGAGGAGGGCCGCGCCGACGATCCCGGCGTGGACGACGGAGTTCCAGTTGTAGGCGTCCCGCGCCCACCACTCGTGCTCCCGCAGGCCCCGGATCGCGGCGAGGAAGGGGCCGGTCACCGTCTGGCGGATCCGCCCGCGCAGGGCCTCCCGGACGGGGGCCTCGAGCCCGTCGCCGAGCATCGCGTCGGCGGTGGCGAGGGTCCACGCCGTCATCGCGGAGATGAGGTCGTTGTCGATGCGAAGGCCCTCGAAGTTGAGCTTGTTCCAGTCGTGGGGCGGCATCACCCAGATCCGCTCCGCGCAGATCGCGGCGATCTCCCGGTTGGCGGCGGCGAGGAAGCGGCCCCCGTTTTCCACCGCCTCGGCGAGGACGAAGAGGGTGACGCGGATGCGGCGGTCCTCGGCCCGGGCCGGATAC from Verrucomicrobium sp. GAS474 encodes the following:
- a CDS encoding heparinase II/III family protein, producing the protein MPLLPPLAPARVREIEGFLSASVPASVPSRRARAVWDALGADAAVRERIVSLAAAFLAEPIPELSDAAYLESRRTGGRAGYPARAEDRRIRVTLFVLAEAVENGGRFLAAANREIAAICAERIWVMPPHDWNKLNFEGLRIDNDLISAMTAWTLATADAMLGDGLEAPVREALRGRIRQTVTGPFLAAIRGLREHEWWARDAYNWNSVVHAGIVGAALLLADDYSPAERAEMIAAAEEAMPSYLAGFPADGYSVEGIGYWRYGFGHFALLAEAVLAATGGKVSLYRPRSQPEAAYAHARLVARFPERFEMTRGTHFYPPFADARFPEPPAAWLHHLLEWRYGYGQPPSPIPLPEGDFAQGFFSSFLHAWGVVLGFDPGLVAGKAEQARGSDGLRDWFEASAILVARGARASVAFKGGKNGVAHGHNDLGSFLFVVGETPLLVDPGLIHYNNPDTFGPNRFRNQILGSYGHPVPLVAGQWQGSGKDFYSTVAEVAFADESDRLVLDLAPAYPVPELRTLERRFTFSRAGGGLLTVEDRFAFASPQSFGVALVSYGTFREERPGVWIVSHEGAAARIEIESDGLPFEVVDEALRDEPKAGKVRRLGITLAAPALAGRIALRILPYSL